One genomic window of Fusarium keratoplasticum isolate Fu6.1 chromosome 3, whole genome shotgun sequence includes the following:
- a CDS encoding MFS domain-containing protein, producing MDDDEKHKNHADERPPTNDDGTSSNEDALDGVKGIEAISKTWTKTSLAVAYGSLLLMAFITSLEGQVTGSVLIFVTSSFQSHSLVSTIGVVQAVILAVVKPPMAKIADVFGRMEAFCVSIALYTLGYIQMAASDNVETFASAQIFYAAGSTGLLILQQVFIADTTDLTWRALFSTLPDLPFLVTTWIGERIGTGIRNSSGSWRWAYGMWAILLPVSFLPLLISLFLNGRRAKKLGLAPESRTTMKGSPGQILLNLWRDMDIGGILLLAAGFSLILVPCTIAAKVSNGWSNKSIIAMVALGAVFVVIYPFWEMSTRLGKKYGVQGTFGKILANMAPYPLTPLHLLKSRTFSAGCVLITFYFMAFYLSVQPYFYSYLLVVWDLDTQSATYIVQIFSFSGTVSSLIVSFLIKFTNRYKWFVVAGSCLYILGMGLMMKYRTQDASLSAIIGTQICIGFGGGMLNVPAQLGVQASAGHQNLGSATAIFLTLISIGSAIGSAISGAVWGRNIPAKLTAYLPEEAKQNATMIFDDINVALSYPMNGPERMAINRGYQETMSTLLTIAVCVCVPVLICGFLMSDYHLDEMEQGVTGRVIGGEIGEDRMKAQGSKKGSPYNPANWFKRRENRQVEQTGSSSAVDTRT from the exons atggatgacgacgagaaaCACAAAAATCACGCTGATGAGCGCCCACCGACCAATGACGACGGAACATCATCGAATGAGGATGCtcttgatggtgtcaagggtatcgaagccatctccaagactTGGACAAAGACCTCATTGGCCGTCGCCTATGGAAG TTTGCTGCTCATGGCTTTCATCACATCATTGGAGGGTCAAGTCACGGGCTctgtcctcatcttcgtGACCAGTTCATTCCAAAGTCACTCACTGGTCTCGACCATCGGCGTGGTTCAAGCTGTCATTCTTG CTGTGGTCAAGCCGCCAATGGCCAAGATTGCTGACGTCTTTGGCCGAATGGAAGCCTTCTGTGTTTCCATCGCCCTTTATACTCTGGGTTATATACAAATGGCGGCGTCAGACAATGTGGAGACGTTTGCCTCGGCTCAAATCTTTTATGCGGCGGGGAGTACCGGTCTGTTGATCTTGCAGCAGGTCTTTATCGCGGATACTACCGACTTGACATGGCGTGCCCTCTTCTCAACTCTTCCTGACCTGCCATTTCTCGTCACGACATGGATCGGTGAGCGCATTGGTACTGGTATCAGGAATAGCTCTGGCAGTTGGAGATGGGCCTACGGCATGTGGGCCATCCTCCTTCCAGTGTCGTTTCTAcctctcctcatctccctcttcctcaacggCCGCcgagccaagaagctgggccTTGCTCCCGAGTCCCGCACCACGATGAAAGGAAGTCCTGGACAGATTCTCTTGAATCTATGGAGAGACATGGATATCGGTGGGATTCTCCTCCTGGCAGCTGGATTCTCCTTGATCCTCGTCCCGTGCACCATCGCCGCCAAAGTGTCCAATGGCTGGAGCAACAAGagcatcatcgccatggtAGCATTGGGTGCTGTTTTTGTCGTCATCTATCCGTTCTGGGAGATGAGCACTCGCCTGGGCAAGAAATATGGTGTTCAGGGGACGTTTGGGAAGATTCTCGCCAATATGGCGCCTTACCCTTTGACGCCTCTGCATTTGCTCAAATCTCGGACCTTCAGCGCTGGCTGTGTGCTGATTACCTTTTATTTCA TGGCATTCTATCTCTCAGTTCAACCATATTTCTACTCGTACCTACTTGTCGTCTGGGACCTCGACACACAGTCAGCTACCTACATTGTCCAGATTTTCAGCTTTTCGGGCACTGTGTCGTCTCTCATTGTCTCATTCCTCATCAAATTTACAAATCGATACAAGTGGTTTGTGGTCGCAGGATCCTGCCTGTACATCCTGGGCATGGGACTCATGATGAAGTACCGCACCCAAGACGCCTCCCTGTCCGCTATCATTGGGACTCAGATCTGTATCGGTTTTGGCGGGGGTATGCTCAACGTGCCAGCTCAACTCGGTGTACAGGCCAGCGCTGGACATCAAAACCTTGGATCCGCCACGGCCATCTTCCTCACCCTTATCAGTATTGGTTCCGCTATTGGCTCTGCCATCAGTGGCGCTGTCTGGGGTCGCAATATTCCTGCCAAGCTAACTGCCTATCTTCCCGAAGAGGCGAAGCAAAACGCGACGATGATATTTGACGACATCAACGTGGCCTTGTCATATCCCATGAATGGCCCCGAACGCATGGCCATCAACCGCGGCTACCAGGAGACTATGAGCACTCTACTCACCATTGCGGTGTGCGTTTGTGTCCCGGTTCTCATTTGTGGCTTTTTAATGAGTGATTACCAcctcgatgagatggaaCAAGGCGTCACCGGAAGAGTCATTGGTGGAGAGATCGGCGAAGACAGGATGAAGGCCCAGGGGAGCAAAAAGGGAAGCCCGTATAACCCAGCGAATTGGTTCAAGCGCCGCGAAAACAGACAGGTGGAACAGACAGGAAGTTCATCTGCGGTGGATACGAGAACCTAG